The Trinickia caryophylli genomic sequence GTGCGCTACGCAGTGTTCGAGCTGCGCGACGTAGCCGGAGAATTCCTGGCCGAGCGTGAGCGGCGTGGCGTCCTGCAGATGCGTGCGGCCGATTTTCACGATATCGGCGAACGCGCGGGCCTTCGTGTCGAGCGTTGCGCGCAGCGTCGCGAGCGCGGGCAACAGGTGCTTTACGATTCCCTGAGCGGCGGCCACGTGCATGGCGGTTGGGAACACATCGTTGGACGACTGTCCGCGGTTCACGTCGTCGTTCGGATGGATCTTGCGTGCTTCACCGCGCTCGCCGCCAAGGATCTCGCTCGCACGATTGGCGATGACCTCGTTCAGGTTCATGTTCGTTTGCGTGCCGGAGCCCGTTTGCCATACCGCAAGCGGGAATTCCCCCGCATGCCGGCCTGCGATCACTTCGTCGGCGGCCTGCATGATGGCACGCGCCTTGTCTTCGGCAAGGACGCCGAGCTCGAGGTTGACCTCGGCAGCGGCGCGTTTGACGATCGCAAGCGATGTAATCAGTTCGGGCGACTGCTTCTCGGTCGAAATCCTGAAATTCTCGAGCGAGCGCTGTGTTTGCGTCCCCCACAGGCGCGCATTCGGGACGGCGATCTCGCCGAACGTATCGCGTTCCATGCGAACGTCTTCGGTCATGTCTGGCTCCGGGTTGATGGCGATTGATGTGGAAAGATTACGCCTGAGCGAGCTGCGGTGCCTGCAACCGCTCAAAGCTGCGAGTCGATCGGCAGCAGACGGAAGAACCCGGTCAGCAAGTTGCGCACGAAGCCGGCCTCCGGATCCAGCGACCACGTGCGCCGATACGAAACGCTGCCGTTGTGCTCGTCGCCGCTCCACTCGAGACCCGAGACGGGCGCACCCAGCGCGCGCAGCCGCGCGTTCTCCTCGGGCGTCGCGAGCGTGACGCGATAGCTCACATCGGGGGACGTGGCCCGCACGATGAGCGATGCGACCTGGTTCGCGAGTTGTTCGCTGTCGATGAAGAGCGCAAGTTCGGTATTGAGATGCGCGGAGCGCGGATCGAAGTTCATCGAGCCGATCACGAGCTTGCGGCGATCGATCACGTATGCTTTCGCGTGCAGGCTCGAGCGCGAGTTGGACCCTGCAAAAAAGCGTGAGCGCTCGCGCTGCAACGGCTGGAATTCATAAAGTTCCACGCCGTTTTCGAGCAGCGGGATGCGATAGGGGTTGTAGCCTGCCTGAACGGCCACGGCGTCGGTCGATGCCATCGAGTTCGTGACGACGATCACGCGCACGCCGCGATGAGTCAATGTGCCGAGCAGGCGTACCCCCGCGTCGTGCGGAACGAAGTAGGGCGAGAGAATGAGCACTTCGTGCCGCGCATCGCCGAGCAGTTGAGCGAGACGCTGCATTGGCGGGCTGCGGTAAGTGCCGTCGAGATCGGTCACCTTGCGTGGCGAGTCGACGAGGAATTGGGCGGGTGCCCAGACCAGGCCGAGACCATGTTGGGCAATCCGCGCCGCGAGCGGCGCGGTGGTAAGCGGCCTCGCGCCGACCGCCTGCGCCTCCGTGCGCCAGTGCGTGCGTAGCGCGTCGCGCGCCGAGCGCAGATCTTCCGTTGCATAGCTGCCCTTGTCGAGCGCGGCAACGGGGTAGGCGAGGGCGCTGTTCCAAAACTGATCGAAGCTGGCCGAAGCCTTGGCCACGATCGGCCCGGCGGCGAGTACGTCAAGATCGCGAAACTGAAGCTTCGGGCTGGCGCTGAAGTATTCGTCGCCGAGATTTCGGCCGCCGACGATCGCCACGGCACCGTCCGCGATCATCGCCTTGTTGTGCATGCGGCGGGTGAATCGGTCGATGCGCGTGAAGAGGTCTTCGGTACGCGCGAATACGCTGTCGTGCGCGCTGCCGAACGGGTTGAACACGCGCACTTCAATGCGCGCGTGGGTGGCGAGCGCCGCCATGAGGCGTTTGCTGTCCTTGAAATTCAGATCGTCGACGAGCATGCGCACGCGCACCCCGCGGTCGGCCGCGTAGAGCGCGGCCGCGAGCAGCAGCCGTCCCGTCGTATCCTCGGAAGCAATGTAGTACTGCAAGTCGAGCGTTTGCGTAGCGGCCCGCGCGACAGCGATGCGCATCTGCAGGGCGTCGGTGCCATCGGTAAGCAGACGAAAGCCCGATTGACCGGGATGGGCTGCTTCGAGGGGCGTCAGAGCCTTGCCGAGCGGGGTGGCATCAGGATCAGCGAGCGCATGCGTGACAGGGCGCTCGAGCGACGTGGCGGGCGGCAGCGTCGTGCAGGCCGCACCCAGCGCGACGGCCGCCGCGAGCAGTAGCCACGCGGCGAAACGTAGGGACACATGGGCGTTTGAGCTTGACCGCATGAACTCGAACACGGCGGACCTCTCCAGGCGATGAACGTTATCGTGCGGGCATCCGGTGCCGGTTGCTCCGGCACGAAATACATTCTAGGGCCAGTTGCAGCTGGTGGGTGGCCGGCGCGAGCCTGCATCGAGCGCGAGCGGACTGCGCCTCGGCGGCTTGCGTGCCGTCTGCCATCCGAGAGGCAAGGACGGGGCCAGACGGCCAGCGGCCTGCCATCGGTCCGCAAACCAATGGTCAGCAGGTGTCGGCCGGGGGCGGGCGGGTCAACGGGCCGATTCGTCAGACGAGCGGATTTGCACCGCGCCCGGCATGGGGTCGCGCGCGGCTCACTTGCGGTGTGGCCGGGTCATGCGCTCGAAGCGCAGTGTCAGCAGGAGCGCAACACTCGACAGTCCGGCGGCAAGCCCCCACCAGAGTCCTCGCGCGCCCAGATCCGCGTGGAACGCGAGCAGGTAGCCCGTGGGAAATCCGACACCCCAGTAGCCGAACGCGGCAGCCACCATCGGGATGCGTGTGTCTTTGAGCCCGCGCAGGCAACCGGCGCCGATCACCTGCATGCCGTCGACGATCTGATAAACCGCGGCGATGCCGAGCAGCGCGGTGGCGATCGCGACGGTCTGTGCATTGACCGGGTCATGGAGGTTCAGATACAGCCCGACGATGGCATGCGGCGCGATGATGAGCAGCAGCCCCGAGAGCGACATGAACGCGATGCCGAGGCCGAGCGCGACGAAGCCGGCATGGCGCGCCGCGAGCGGATGTCCGGCTCCGATCCAATAACCGACCCGCACATTGGCAGCTTGCCCGATCGCGAGCGGCACCATGAAGAGGACGGACGTGACGTTCAGTGCGATCTGGTTCGCGGCCAGATGTGTTTCGCCGAAGAGGCCTGCCATGAGACCGGTAGCCAGAAAGAGCGCGGACTCGACGCCGAACGTGATGGCCACAGGCCAGCCGATGCCGAAGAGCTCGCTCATCAGCGGGACGTTGGGCCGGGCCGCCGCGACGAAATGGCGATAGCGCGGGCGGCCATGCAGCAGCGCGACGAGGGCGATTGCCGTCAGCCAGATCGTCACCGTGGTGGCAGTGGCCGAGCCGAGCAGGCCAAGCCGGGGCAGGCCGTAAGCGCCGTGAATGAGACCATAATTGAGCACTGCGTTGACGCCAACGCTCGCGACCGAAATCCACAAGAGGCGCTTGGCTGCGCCGATCGCCGGCAGGAATGCGCGCATCATGCCGACGCCGATGAGACTGCCGAGCGATGCCCAGCGCAGCACGGCCGTGTAGGCGCCGACATCGCGCGCGAGCGCCGCGGGTTCGCCGAACAGGAGCAGGATCGGCTCCGTGAATGAAAGTACGGCGAATGCGGGCACGGTGAGCAGCACCGACAGCACCAGGCCGCTCCAATAGATCGGCGGCACGCGATGCTCGGCCTTGGAGCCGCGCGCATTGGCCACGGTCACGCTGACGGAACTCAGCACGCCTTGCAACAGCGTGACGGCGAAAAAAAAGATATTCGATCCGAGGCCGCCGGCTGCGATCGCGCCTGCTCCGAGTGCGCCGAGCAGGATCGTATCGGTCACGCCCATGGCCATTTGCGAGAGTTGGGCGATAGCGAGCGGCGCGGCGAGCCGGGCTGTTTCGGCTGCGTGAGTGGAAAGCTTCGGCGGCGCGGCCGCCGCATGCGAGAGACCGGATTGCGACATGGCTTGAACGGGAGCGATAGTGCGACGGCGGCCCGTGCTATGTGCCAACGGGGCATCGATCGGAGTTGGCGCTACGAGCGCTGTACCTGGATCTCCGCCACGCCGGGGCCGCGCATTTGTCGGAAAATAAAGAGCTTATTGCGACAGCGTCCGGCTGTCGATGGGCACGGCCGGGTACCGGACGCGCGGCCGTGTATCGAGGCGACGATATAAAGCGGGGTGCCCTGCTCGCGCTGCCACCTCGAGCGAGCGCGCGTCAGGCCGGCTCGTGTATGGCGATGCGCGTGTCTCCGAGCAGGACGACCTGCCCCGCGCGGATCTTGCAGGTCTTGCGCAGCTCGACGCGACCGTCCACACGCACCGCCCCTGACGCGACGAGCGCTTTGGCTGAGCCGCCGCTATCGGCGAGCCCCGAGAGCTTGAGCAGATTATGCAGTTCGACGTACTCGCCGGTGAGCGTGAAATCGAGATTGGCCATCGAATGAGACGTCGGTAACGCGGGGGCGGGCAGGCATCATAAGCCAAAGGTGCCCGTCTCGGGAATAGGACGCGCCAATTTGCTTGCCTGCGCGGGTTGTATGGATATACAGTATGCTTCGCCGCTCTTCGCCGGCGCTTATTGCATTCGAGTCCGATCCGCCGTGTTTGCTTCCACCTCCCTCGCGCGTCCCTCGGAAGACGCTCCGTACCTTGCCAAGCTCAACGACGCGCAGCGCGCGGCTGTGGAGTACGGCATCGATGCGGCCGCTCAACCGGGTGGCCCGCTACTCGTCATCGCGGGCGCGGGCTCGGGCAAGACGAACACGCTTGCGCACCGCGTCGCGCACTTGCTCGTGCGGGGCGCGGATCCACGCCGTGTGCTGCTGCTGACGTTCTCCCGGCGCGCCGCTCAGGAAATGACGCGCCGCGCGGCGCGGATCGCCGCCGCGGCGCTCGGCTCGCGCGCGGATCTGGCCGATGCGTTGGCCTGGTCGGGCACTTTCCACAGCGTCGGCGCGCGGCTCTTGCGCGAGTACGCCGAGTCGATCGGCTTGTCGCCGGTGTTTACGATCGGCGACCGTGAAGACTGCGCCGATCTGCTCGATGTCGTCCGTCACGAGCAGGGCCTCTCGGCGAAAGCACGCCGTTTTCCGAAGAAGGGGACCTGCCTGGCGATCTATTCGCGGGTGGTCAATACCGGTGCGTCGCTGCCGGAAGTGCTCGATGCGGCGTTCGCCTGGTGCCGTGAATGGGAGGCCGAGCTGCGCGCGCTGTTTGCGGGCTATGTGCGGGCGAAGCAAGCGCAAAACGTGCTCGACTATGACGATTTGCTGCTCTACTGGGCTCGCATGGCCGAAGTGAGCGAGATCGGTGCGGATCTCGCGGCGCGCTTCGACCATGTGCTCGTCGACGAATATCAGGACACGAACCGCCTGCAGGCCTCGATCCTGCGTGCGATGAAGCCCGACGGGCGCGGGCTTACTGTCGTCGGTGACGACGCGCAGTCGATCTACGCGTTTCGCGGCGCGACCGTGCGCAATATCCTCGATTTCCCGGCGCAGTTCGAACCCGAGGCGCATCGGGTGACGCTCGAGCGTAATTACCGGTCGAGCGCGCCGATTCTCGCTGCGTCGAACGCGGTGATCGGGCTCGCGGCCGAGCGTTTCACGAAAGACCTGTGGACGGACAAGACCTCCGGCGGGCGCCCGCGCCTCGTGACGGTGGCAGGCGAGCTCGAGCAGGCGCGCTACGTCGTCGAATGTGTGCTCGAAGCGCGCGAGGCCGGCGTGAGGCTGAAGTCTCAAGCCGTGCTGTTCCGGGCCGCGCATCACAGCGCTGCGCTCGAACTGGAGCTTGCGCGGCGCAACATTCCTTTCGTGAAGTTCGGCGGGCTCAGGTTTCTCGATTCGGTGCACGTCAAAGACGTGCTCGCCGTGCTGCGATGGGCGTTCAATCCGCGCGACCGCATTGCCGGTTTTCGCGTGGCGCAGCTGTTGCCCGGGGTCGGGCCGGCAACGGCCGGGCGGCTGCTCGATGCGGCCCAGGCGGACGATGCTTCCCGCTCGCTCGCGGGATTCGCACCGCCGTTGCGTGCGGCCGACGACTGGCCTTCTTTTACCGCGCTGATGACGGACCTCTGGTGCGTGCGCACGCCATGGCCTGCCGAGTTCGAGCAGGTCCGGCGCTGGTACGAGCCGCATCTCGAGCGCAATCACGACGATGCAGCGGCCCGCCATGCCGACATCCTGCAAATGGAGAGCCTGGCGGCAACGTACGCGTCGCGCGAGCGCTTCTTGACCGAACTCGCGCTCGATCCGCCCGACGCCACGAGCGACGAGTCGGGTGCACCGCTTGTCGACGAAGACTATTTGATTCTCTCGACGATCCACTCGGCGAAGGGCCAGGAGTGGCGCAACGTGTTCGTGCTGAACGGCGTGGACGGCTGTATCCCGTCGGATCTTGGGGCGGGCAGCGAGGCCGAGCTCGAGGAGGAACGGCGGCTGCTTTACGTCGCCATGACACGCGCGAAGGACGACTTGCACATCGTCGTGCCGCAGCGCTTTTATGTCCACGGGCAGGCGCAGCACGGAGACCGCCACGTCTATGCGTCGCGCACGCGCTTCATTCCCGCGCAACTGCTACCGCTTTTCGAACTCGAGGCATGGCCGCCCGTGCCGCGGTCCGCACCGCCCACCGAGGCGGGATTGGCTGCCGCGGCGAAGGCGCGCGTCGATATCGCCGCGCAGTTGAAGAAAATGTGGGAGTGAGCGAGGAGCGACCGCGCTCGAAACGCACTCAGCGCTGGCGTCGCTCCTGCGGGCGCGGCTGCCGTACCGGGGGATTGAAGAAGTTGCGCAACCAGGCGGCCATGCGCGAGAAGATGTCGTACGGCTCCTCGACGAAGATCTCGGGCTTGAGCAGGCGCAGGAATTCCATGATCTGCTGCGCCTCCTGTTTCTGGAAGGAGCCGTGCGAGAGGCCGAGCTTGAGCAGGCCGCGCAATTCACCGAGCTTCTCGCGCGCCGTGCTGCCGATGCTCGTCTCGCAGGCGATCTTCGCTTCGTACACGCGCTGGCGCAGCGATTCCGCGAGCCGCCAGGCCGGCGTCTGCATCTTTTCCTCGAGCGATTCGATGTCTCGCGCTGACGACTTGATCTGCGCGGAGAGCGGGTCGACGAGCGCCGCGTCGCCGCCCGCTTCCTTCACGATGGCCGAGGCCCAGTCGTGGCAAGCCTTGGCGAGCTCGTCCGAGGTCCACTGCGAGCGATAGGCGAACGAAAACCCGTGCTCCTCGGCTTGCCGCACGAGGATCGCGACAACATCCGGGAACTCCTTGTCAAGCGTGCGCTTGGCCCAGGCGTATTGGCCCCCCTGCAGCATCCGCTGCACGGCGTGTTCGGTGAGCGGCACCATGTTGTCGAGTAGCTTGGCGCGCAAAAAATCCTCGAACGAGGGCGTCGCGAACTGGGGGTCGAGCTTCAGCGACACGCGCACGAAGGCCTCGAAGTCCTTGTGCAGCGAGGCGACGGTCTCGTCTCGAAGATGAAGGGTGATCTGACCCATGGCATGTCCTGAAGGCTCGTGAGCGCGCTTGCTCGTCGATGGGCGAGCAAGCGCACCGTTGCGCCCGCCGGCACGGCGGAGGCGGTACGGCACGCGCGTCGGCGCCCGTACATCGATGTCGTCAATGCGTTCGACGGCCGGCAGCCATGCTGGCCGGCCTACGCGGTTCGTCTGTTTATCGGCGGGCGACGGCGGAACTTGAGGGTTATCACGGGCGTTTATCGTTGAAGCCGAACCATCGACCCGGGTGCTTCAATGCACGACGAGCCATTGCCATAGGAAAAAGACGCCGAGCCCGACCGCGATCGTGAGGAGCGGCCGGCGCGTCGCGGCCGAGACGAGGCAGGCCGCCAGGGCCCCCACGAGCTGCGGGTTGCGCCAGGTGATTTCGGCTGCACCACCATGGGGCGCGACCGTCATTGGCACGATGATGGCCGTGAGCACGGTTACTGGAACGAATCCGAGTGCGGTGCGCAGGAGCGGAGGGAAGGCGATGCGCTCGCCCAACACGAACACCGTTGCCCGAATGAGGCAGGTGATGAGCGCCATGCCGAGGATGAGTATCGCGTAGATCATCGCATCGCCTCCGCGTGTGCGCGTTGGCCGGATTGCCACGGGCGCGACAGCGCGAGGCCGACGACGACGCCGCCCGCCACGGCGGCGAGGAGCCCCAGCTTGTACGGCCACGCGGCGCAGAGCCAGGCGAGAAGGCCGGCGACCGCCGCGGCGGCGATATAGCGAAGCGCGACGAGTTGCGGCACGACGATCGCGATGAACGTGGCGGCCATCGCGAAATCGAGGCCAAGCGATTGCAGACCCGGAAACGCCGCCCCGAAAAGCAGGCCGGCGAGTGTCCAGAGTTGCCAGTTGATATACATGGCCAGGCCGGAGCCGAGAAAATAGTGCGGGCCGATCGCGCCGACAGGCGCCGCGCGATAGTGCGAATAGGCGACGGCAAATACTTCGTCGGTGAGCAGCGCGCCAAGCGCCCAGCGCCAGCGCGTCGGCAGGTGCGCGACGTAGGGGGCGAGCGTTGCGCTGTAGAGCACATGCCGCAGATTGACGATGAGCGTCGTCGCCCAGACGACGGCGAAACTGGCATGGCCGGCGATCAGGCCGAGCGCGATGAACTGCGCGGAGCCGGCGAACACGGCAAGCGACATCAACTGGCCGTGCCAGAGCCGCAGTGGGCTGGAGGCAACGAGCGTGCCGAAGATAATGCCGAACGGGCCCGCACCGATCATCATCGGAAGTGTGTCGCGTGCGCCGTTGGCGAATTCACTGAGGGGGGTGCGCGGGTTCAACGAGAGATCCTCCTATGGCAGCCGAGGATAGTCGTGCGCGCCCGCATGCGCTTGTACGTTCTTGCGCGCGTACCCGCGCGTACCCGTGTGTGGCCGGAGCCCGGGCGCGCTCGGGCGCTTCGTCGCTGAACGGGGTCAGCTGGCCTGCCAGCGGCCGGGCGGCACACCGAACATCCGCTTGAAATGCCGCGTGAAATGGCTCTGGTCGGTGAAGCCGCTCGCGGCCGCGACGTCCGTGACGGACATGCCCGAACGCAGCGGTCCGAGCGCATGCTGCAGCCGCAACTGGTTGCGCCAGGCATGGGGAGCGAGGCCCGTGGCTCGCGTGAAAAGCCGGGCCGCGTGAAAAGGCGAGAGGCCGACTTCGTCGGCCAGCTCGGCGAGCGTAATCGGCTCCGCGAGTTCGGCTGCGAGGCGCGCTTTCATGGCGGCGACGCGCGGCGCGTCGGCCGCGAGCTTCAGCGTTTCCGGCTGCCCTTGCGCGTGCCTTGCGACAAGCGTCGAAAGCGCATCGACGAGCGCAGTCTGCGCGGCGAGCGGGTCGCCATCAGCTTCGAGCAGGCGGTGTGCCCGAGCAATGCGCGCGGCAAGATCGGGGTCGTCGATGGGCGCCGCGGGGAACCAGGGCAGCATGTGAGGCTTGCCCGACAACTCGCCGGCAAGGCGCCGGATTTCGTCGACCGGCACGTAAAGCACGCGGTAGCGCCAGCCGGCCTCGATGGCGCGCGAGCCGGTGTGCACTTCGCCGGGATTGATGATAGGCACCGTACCCGCTTGCGCGACGTAGCGTGCGCCGCGATAGGCGTAGGCTTCGGCACCGGCCTCGATGACAGGGACGGTGTAGGCCTCGTGCCAGTGCGGGGCGAACGTGTGCTCGCGATACTCGGCGGTCAGCATGTCGGCGCCGGGCAGAAGCGGCGTGCGCCAGTAGCGGGCGGAGTCGCGAAAGCGGGGCGCGTTCATGGCAGTTCGGAAAGGTGGCGATGCAAATATGTCGAGCAGCGGGCGTGCCGCGACCAGTGGACCGGACCGTCTCCTTGCGACGGAACGCCAGCATAGCGCGAAGTGCGCACGTGTGTCCGATCGGCACGTCGCGAACGACGGGGACGGAAAACGGGGACAGGAAGCGATGAAGGAAAAGGATGGAGCAGGCAAAAAAAAGCCCGTCATTGCTGACGGGCTTTTTTTTGTACTTTGGCTCCCCGACCTGGGCTCGAACCAGGGACCTACGGATTAACAGTCCGGCGCTCTACCGACTGAGCTATCGGGGAACAATACTGCTACGGTAAATCGTGACGCTTCTATGCAAAGAGCCCGTCGTCTTCAACGGGCTCTTTGCTTGTATTCTTTGGCTCCCCGACCTGGGCTCGAACCAGGGACCTACGGATTAACAGTCCGGCGCTCTACCGACTGAGCTATCGGGGAACAACAACAGCAGAGAAGCGGGATTTTATGGACGGTTGCTCATGCTGTCAATACCCCTGTCCTCGGCTGACCGTTTGCGCAACACTGATGCGCGCCGGACGGCTCGGCCCATCGCCTGCACGGGTCGGCCTGCAAAAGCGGAGAAAAGACGAAGGGGAACAGGAGAGGCGCAAAGAGCCGCAAAGAGCCGCGAACCGATGGCCCAAAGCCGCCGAGGGCGTCTTGCCGACGCCGACGCCGCTTAACGCTCGAGCTTGTCGAGCTTGTCTTTCACGTCCTTCCACTGATCGGCCTCGGGCAGTGCGCCCTTGGTCTTCGTGATGCTCGGCCAGCCCTTGGCGAGGTCGGCGTTCAGCTCGACGAACTGCTGCTGATCGCCAGGAACGTCTTCCTCGGCATAGATGGCATTGACCGGGCACTCGGCCACGCAAACGGCGCAGTCGATGCATTCATCGGGATCGATCGCGAGGAAGTTGGGACCTTCGCGAAAGCAGTCGACCGGACATACGTCCACGCAGTCTGTGTATTTGCATTTGATGCAGCTTTCGGTCACAACGTGAGTCATTCAAGCTCCTGCACACTGGTATCGGGGAATCTGTTGCGAGTAGGCAAACGAGTTATTGTAACGTAACAAGCCGTACCCAAGGTCCGGGCTCCCGTTGCGCCTTAGATCGATTCGTGATTAGTTTATGGGGCCCCAGGCGCGGCCACGAGCGGGTGCGACATCCGGTAACATGCCGCTACCGCGCGTGGGCCGCGCCTTAAGTTCGATTCCCGGCTGGAGCGTCATGATCATCACCTCGCTGCTCGATACCGATCTCTACAAGTTCACGATGATGCAGGTCGTACTGCATCAGTTTCCCGCCGCGAACGTCGAATATCGTTTTCGCTGCCGCACGCCGAACGTGGCGCTCGCCCCCTACGTGGAAGAGATTCGCGACGAAGTCCGCCGCCTGTGTTCGCTGCGGTTCTCGGATGACGAGCTCGACTATCTGCGCCGCATGCGCTTTATCAAAAGCGATTTCGTCGATTTTCTCGGCCTTTTCCACCTGAACGAAAAATACATTTCGATCGAACCATCGGCCAAAGGCAACGGCGAAATCGAAATCATCATCCAGGGGCCGTGGCTGCATACGATTCTCTTCGAGATCCCCGTGCTCGCCATCGTCAACGAAGTGTATTTCCGCAATACGCAGCGCGCGCCCGACTATGCGATCGGCCGCGAGCGACTGCGCGAGAAGATCAAGCTGCTCGGCGCGCGTCCCGAGTTCGCCGACTGCAAGATTGCCGATTACGGGACCCGCCGGCGCTTTTCGAAGCGTTGGCACGAAGAGGTGATTCTCACGCTCACGAGCGGCATCAGCGAGCAGTTCGCGGGTACGAGCAATGTGTTTTATGCGAAGAAACACGGCCTCGTGCCGCTCGGCACAATGGCGCACGAATATCTGCAGGCTTGCCAGGCGCTCGGCCCACGGCTGCGCGACTCGCAGACATACGGCTTCGAGGTCTGGGCCAAGGAATACCGCGGCGATCTCGGCATCGCGCTTTCCGACGTCTACGGAATGAAGGCATTTCTGCGCGACTTCGACATGTACTTCTGCAAGCTCTTCGACGGCGCGCGGCACGATTCGGGCGATCCGTTCGAATGGGGCGAGCGGTTGCTGCGCCATTACGAGGAAAACCGCTGCGATCCGCGCACGAAAGTGCTCGTGTTTTCCGACGCGCTCGACATTCCGAAAGTACTGCAGCTCTACGAACGGTTTCGCACCCGCTGCCGCCTCGCCTTCGGCGTGGGCACGAATCTCACCAACGACCTCGGCTACAGCCCACTGCAGATCGTCATCAAGATGGTCCGCTGTAACGGCCAGCCCGTGGCGAAGCTCTCCGATTCGCCGGGCAAGAACATGTGCGACGACAAGGCTTATCTCGCCTATCTGCGGCAGGTCTTCGACATCGAAGCGCCCGCCGACGATTCCGGCGAGTGACACGGGGGCGCCCGCATCGGCGGCATCGGCGGCATCGGCAGCATCGGCCATTCGGCCATTCGGCCCATATGTCTCGAAAAAGACCGCCGCTATAATCGGCCATTCGTCATCGCCTCGGACAGGAGCAACGCATGGATACCTCTGCGGCGCGCCGCAACATCTTGGCGCGCATTCGTGCAGCGAGCGGCCGCGAGGCGCAACCCGAGCCCGCGGAACAAGAGGCGGCAGCCGATTACCTCGCGCGCCATCCCACGGGGCCGCGCCCCGCGATGCCGGGGGACCCCGAAGGGCTCCTCGCGCGTTTCGTCGACGAGGCACGGTTGATGGCCACGAGTGTCGAAACAGTCGATACGCTCGATCACGTGCCGGCGGCCGTCGCGCGTTATCTGACGGCCGGCGCCCTGCCGCTGCAAGCGGTGGCGTGGCGCACCCTCGAATCGCTGCCATGGGCGGCTGCCGGGGTGGCGGTGGAGTGCCGCAAACCTCGCGACGGCGATCTGGTTGGCATCACGGGCTGTTTTTGCGCAACGGCCGAGACGGGTTCGCTCGCGCTCGTGTCGGGCCCCGGCACTGACGTATCGGCCGGGCTCTTGCCCGAGACGCATATCGCGATCGTGCCGGCTTCGCGCATCGTCGCGGGGCATGAAGAGGCATTCGCGCTCATGCGTGCCGAACTCGGCGAGCTGCCGCGCGCGGTCAATTTCGTGTCGGGGCCTTCTCGCACCGGCGACATCGAACAAACCATCGTCCTGGGCGCGCACGGCCCATACCGTGTTCACGCGATCGTCGTGCGCGGCGCGTGAGCGTGCAGGCGGCACGGCGGCGGTGCCGCCGAACGTTGTTTGC encodes the following:
- a CDS encoding AraC family transcriptional regulator, with product MNAPRFRDSARYWRTPLLPGADMLTAEYREHTFAPHWHEAYTVPVIEAGAEAYAYRGARYVAQAGTVPIINPGEVHTGSRAIEAGWRYRVLYVPVDEIRRLAGELSGKPHMLPWFPAAPIDDPDLAARIARAHRLLEADGDPLAAQTALVDALSTLVARHAQGQPETLKLAADAPRVAAMKARLAAELAEPITLAELADEVGLSPFHAARLFTRATGLAPHAWRNQLRLQHALGPLRSGMSVTDVAAASGFTDQSHFTRHFKRMFGVPPGRWQAS
- the fdxA gene encoding ferredoxin FdxA: MTHVVTESCIKCKYTDCVDVCPVDCFREGPNFLAIDPDECIDCAVCVAECPVNAIYAEEDVPGDQQQFVELNADLAKGWPSITKTKGALPEADQWKDVKDKLDKLER
- the pncB gene encoding nicotinate phosphoribosyltransferase, which codes for MIITSLLDTDLYKFTMMQVVLHQFPAANVEYRFRCRTPNVALAPYVEEIRDEVRRLCSLRFSDDELDYLRRMRFIKSDFVDFLGLFHLNEKYISIEPSAKGNGEIEIIIQGPWLHTILFEIPVLAIVNEVYFRNTQRAPDYAIGRERLREKIKLLGARPEFADCKIADYGTRRRFSKRWHEEVILTLTSGISEQFAGTSNVFYAKKHGLVPLGTMAHEYLQACQALGPRLRDSQTYGFEVWAKEYRGDLGIALSDVYGMKAFLRDFDMYFCKLFDGARHDSGDPFEWGERLLRHYEENRCDPRTKVLVFSDALDIPKVLQLYERFRTRCRLAFGVGTNLTNDLGYSPLQIVIKMVRCNGQPVAKLSDSPGKNMCDDKAYLAYLRQVFDIEAPADDSGE
- a CDS encoding LutC/YkgG family protein, yielding MDTSAARRNILARIRAASGREAQPEPAEQEAAADYLARHPTGPRPAMPGDPEGLLARFVDEARLMATSVETVDTLDHVPAAVARYLTAGALPLQAVAWRTLESLPWAAAGVAVECRKPRDGDLVGITGCFCATAETGSLALVSGPGTDVSAGLLPETHIAIVPASRIVAGHEEAFALMRAELGELPRAVNFVSGPSRTGDIEQTIVLGAHGPYRVHAIVVRGA